In one window of Bdellovibrio bacteriovorus W DNA:
- a CDS encoding hypothetical protein (COG3137 Putative salt-induced outer membrane protein) translates to MRGSIAAVFILCFTLGNAAFAQFKGEAEAGAIVVSGNNDSESYNSKAKATYTYDQNVYSLFGRYLKTDSNGIESALNWEAGVRYERTLSEHFSVYVGHKAESDKFNGYIQRDSSDAGLKYYFVKSDELTWSAEAGYRYQKYLGTDGSLKNDNLGRLYSEVTKALDKTLSFKYWAEYLPNFTEKDAYLANTEASLNIMLNSIFSLKVAYLLQYQNLPPANTKYTTTTTTMNLVAKF, encoded by the coding sequence ATGCGCGGATCAATTGCAGCTGTTTTTATTCTTTGTTTCACATTAGGCAATGCAGCCTTCGCCCAATTTAAAGGCGAAGCAGAAGCTGGTGCTATCGTTGTCAGTGGAAACAACGATTCTGAAAGTTATAATTCAAAAGCAAAAGCTACCTACACTTACGATCAAAACGTGTACTCACTTTTTGGGCGTTATCTAAAAACGGATTCCAACGGAATTGAAAGTGCTTTGAACTGGGAAGCCGGAGTTCGTTACGAGAGAACCTTGAGTGAACATTTCAGTGTGTACGTTGGGCACAAAGCAGAGAGCGATAAGTTCAACGGTTACATCCAAAGAGATTCTTCGGATGCCGGTTTGAAATACTACTTTGTAAAAAGTGACGAACTAACTTGGTCTGCTGAGGCCGGTTATCGTTACCAAAAATATCTAGGAACTGATGGTTCATTAAAGAATGACAATCTTGGTCGCCTTTATTCTGAGGTCACAAAAGCTTTAGATAAGACATTATCTTTCAAATACTGGGCGGAATATCTTCCAAACTTTACTGAAAAAGATGCCTACTTAGCGAATACAGAAGCATCTTTAAACATTATGCTTAATTCAATCTTTTCTTTGAAAGTGGCTTACTTACTTCAATACCAAAATCTGCCACCTGCAAACACAAAGTACACAACAACAACCACTACAATGAACTTAGTTGCTAAGTTCTAG
- a CDS encoding large-conductance mechanosensitive channel (COG1970 Large-conductance mechanosensitive channel), producing MFKEFRAFIMRGNVLDLAVGIIVGAAFSKIVSSFVSDVLTPFIGLALGKVDFSNLFIAFNGDHYNTLEEAKKAGVATLNYGMFLNAIIDFLIISFAIFMIVKAANKLKKQEEAAPVIPTTKECTECASTIPIKAKRCPQCTSNLAL from the coding sequence ATGTTTAAAGAATTCAGAGCATTTATTATGCGAGGTAATGTACTAGACCTCGCAGTTGGTATCATCGTTGGAGCAGCTTTCAGTAAGATTGTCTCTTCATTTGTGTCTGATGTACTTACGCCTTTTATCGGCTTGGCTCTTGGCAAAGTTGACTTCTCAAACTTATTTATCGCCTTCAACGGTGATCATTATAATACTTTGGAAGAGGCCAAAAAAGCCGGGGTAGCTACTCTGAATTATGGAATGTTTTTAAATGCGATTATCGATTTTTTAATTATTTCTTTTGCGATCTTCATGATTGTAAAAGCCGCTAATAAATTGAAAAAGCAAGAAGAGGCAGCTCCAGTTATTCCTACGACAAAAGAATGCACTGAGTGCGCGTCAACGATTCCAATAAAGGCAAAACGTTGTCCGCAATGCACTTCTAATTTAGCATTGTAA
- a CDS encoding penicillin-binding protein 1A (COG5009 Membrane carboxypeptidase/penicillin-binding protein): protein MIKKILIALGILMLVGIVSVIAIVKSVSSSLPQLITVEDYKPLLVSEVYDRNGKRIGEFLRERRTLLPFDKIPTQLINAFMAAEDDQFYQHKGINPQAIFRAALANLRAGRTVQGGSTITQQVAKTLLLSSEKTFTRKLSDILLALEMEKNLSKNDIMYLYLNQIYFGQGAYGVEQAAQVYYRKTVAELTLPEMAILAGLPQAPSRYSPVRNPLRAKERQIYVLRRMADVGFVSKEEAETAIQENVKVYVRETYEEHAPFFMETVRQLLVAQLGESTVLDKGIKIYTSLDLDKQQAAQKFVLAGLKDLDKRQGYRGPLRNLESDEKIQEFLTETQKKLILDSTPVRIILPEGKFAEIAPPNEDKSHLPSYIKINESIQGVVTKVEDSSGLVYVDLPGDIKGLIDFETMSWAREPDPEVRWDLGAIKKPSEALKKGDVILVKITSEQFAADKFLQSAKNKNIKQILPDFSKFVTLHLDQEPLVEGALISFDQQTQDILAMVGGSNFIKSEFNRAIQAPRQTGSAFKALVYAAALDKGYTAATPIMDAPIVYEEAGATTSDEEGQVDPKVWKPSNFSKSFSGDILFRNALIKSLNIPTVKIIEDIGVPWAVEYAKRLGIFSPLNPDFTLALGSSSVTLYEMTKAFSEFGRLGKRMSPLLIRKVTDAHGKNIMEATSLDNRFEREIKAINEPLEEKRQAYLEATGNPEKLEELRAKNPKQFELEEKLFFRDANQLIRPTTAYVMTTLLRGVVEDVGGTAGRARAVGREVAGKTGSTNNYYDAWFIGYSPQIATGVWVGFDKEKSLGKGEVGGRSALPIWIDYMKEAHDGLPQMTFPVPDGIVFVNIDSETGKLATAASTKIVRQAFAEGTEPTSASRDKAEEATDFYKQDFAE from the coding sequence GTGATAAAAAAAATCCTCATCGCTCTTGGCATTTTGATGCTTGTCGGAATCGTTTCTGTCATTGCTATTGTTAAATCTGTTTCCTCCTCACTTCCACAACTTATTACTGTGGAAGACTATAAGCCTCTCTTGGTCAGCGAAGTTTACGATCGCAACGGGAAGCGCATTGGAGAGTTTTTAAGAGAAAGAAGAACCCTTCTTCCTTTTGATAAAATCCCAACTCAACTTATCAATGCGTTCATGGCGGCGGAAGACGATCAGTTTTATCAACATAAAGGGATCAATCCACAAGCTATCTTCAGAGCTGCACTTGCGAACTTGAGAGCGGGCAGAACCGTGCAAGGCGGATCTACCATCACTCAACAAGTTGCCAAGACTCTCCTGCTTTCTTCTGAAAAAACATTCACACGTAAGCTCAGTGATATCTTACTAGCTTTAGAAATGGAAAAAAATCTTAGCAAGAACGACATTATGTATCTTTACCTGAATCAGATTTATTTTGGTCAAGGTGCTTATGGAGTCGAGCAAGCGGCTCAAGTTTACTATCGCAAAACTGTCGCTGAACTTACTCTACCAGAAATGGCAATCCTAGCAGGTCTACCTCAGGCTCCAAGCCGCTACAGCCCTGTTAGGAATCCGCTGCGCGCGAAAGAGCGTCAGATTTATGTTTTACGTCGCATGGCTGATGTAGGATTTGTATCGAAGGAAGAAGCAGAAACTGCAATTCAAGAAAACGTCAAAGTGTATGTTCGCGAAACATATGAAGAGCATGCTCCGTTCTTTATGGAAACGGTCCGGCAGCTTCTAGTAGCGCAACTTGGCGAATCCACGGTTCTTGATAAAGGTATCAAGATCTACACAAGTCTTGATCTTGATAAACAGCAGGCGGCTCAAAAGTTCGTTCTCGCTGGATTAAAAGATCTGGATAAACGCCAAGGCTATCGTGGACCATTACGCAATCTTGAGAGCGATGAAAAAATTCAAGAGTTTCTAACGGAAACTCAAAAGAAGCTTATCTTAGATTCCACTCCTGTAAGAATTATTCTGCCAGAGGGAAAGTTTGCCGAGATCGCTCCTCCGAACGAAGACAAATCCCACTTACCTTCGTACATTAAAATCAACGAAAGCATTCAAGGTGTTGTGACGAAGGTCGAAGACTCTTCAGGCCTTGTTTATGTAGATCTTCCAGGAGATATCAAAGGACTTATTGATTTTGAAACGATGTCTTGGGCACGTGAACCTGATCCAGAGGTTCGTTGGGATCTTGGCGCCATCAAAAAACCTTCTGAGGCCCTCAAAAAAGGCGACGTGATTCTTGTAAAAATCACATCTGAACAGTTTGCAGCTGATAAGTTTTTACAGTCGGCTAAAAATAAAAATATCAAACAGATTCTTCCAGACTTTTCAAAATTTGTAACACTCCATCTTGACCAAGAACCGCTTGTTGAGGGTGCTTTGATCTCTTTTGATCAGCAAACGCAAGACATTCTTGCGATGGTAGGCGGTTCGAACTTTATAAAAAGTGAATTCAATAGAGCTATTCAAGCTCCCCGCCAAACAGGCTCTGCATTTAAGGCATTGGTATACGCCGCCGCGCTTGATAAAGGTTACACAGCAGCGACTCCAATTATGGATGCGCCGATCGTTTATGAAGAAGCGGGAGCTACAACTTCTGACGAAGAAGGCCAAGTAGACCCCAAGGTTTGGAAGCCCTCAAACTTTTCGAAAAGCTTCAGTGGGGATATCCTGTTTAGAAATGCACTTATTAAGTCTCTAAATATTCCTACAGTAAAAATTATTGAAGATATCGGTGTACCATGGGCTGTAGAGTACGCCAAACGCCTGGGCATCTTCTCACCACTCAATCCCGACTTCACTCTTGCTTTAGGCTCAAGCAGTGTGACGCTGTATGAAATGACAAAAGCGTTCTCCGAATTTGGTCGCCTAGGGAAAAGAATGTCTCCTTTGCTTATCCGCAAGGTGACTGATGCTCATGGTAAAAATATCATGGAAGCCACTTCTTTAGATAATCGCTTTGAAAGAGAAATTAAAGCGATCAATGAACCGCTTGAAGAAAAGCGCCAAGCCTATCTTGAGGCTACTGGAAATCCAGAGAAGCTTGAGGAACTGCGAGCAAAAAATCCAAAACAATTTGAGCTAGAAGAAAAACTCTTCTTCCGCGATGCTAACCAACTTATCCGCCCGACCACGGCTTATGTCATGACAACCCTCTTAAGGGGCGTAGTTGAAGATGTCGGTGGAACCGCTGGAAGAGCACGTGCCGTAGGAAGAGAAGTCGCAGGAAAAACTGGCTCTACGAATAACTATTACGATGCTTGGTTCATTGGTTACAGCCCACAAATTGCCACAGGTGTTTGGGTGGGATTTGACAAAGAAAAGAGTCTTGGCAAAGGAGAAGTCGGGGGTCGTTCAGCACTACCTATTTGGATTGACTACATGAAAGAAGCCCATGATGGCCTTCCACAAATGACTTTCCCTGTACCAGATGGAATTGTTTTTGTTAATATAGACAGCGAAACTGGTAAACTTGCAACGGCTGCAAGTACTAAAATTGTACGCCAAGCATTTGCTGAAGGCACAGAGCCTACCAGCGCTTCTCGTGATAAAGCAGAAGAAGCAACAGACTTTTACAAACAGGACTTCGCTGAATGA
- a CDS encoding excinuclease ABC subunit A (COG0178 Excinuclease ATPase subunit) gives MKEIHLWGVKQNNLKNIEVKIPVGSLTVICGPSGSGKSSLAFETLFAEGQRRFIESMSNYARQFLNKAPKPDIEGISNIPPAISIEQKNSVKSSRSTVGTTTEVIDYLRLLYEKIGKSYCPIHQCPTEKESVTEATQKTLNNFAGKRGYILVEITSEGRVAEGKKLHSLLLQDGYLRIYRPAIEPSKGSEKVTKSKAKTKKKTSKKTSTPIVQEYIAQPTSSPITKQTMGTVEEISDAAAIKKGLPKDTFYLVIDRMSFNADEEGRIADSLTQAYEASIKYNVNLTTRKATILTTEGDQLQVSEENSCPICAYTPPPTTSRLFSFNSPIGACPTCKGFGNILDISEEKVIPNPNMSIAQGALSPFWMPSAAQDKKELLAFCKKQKIDIHSPWADLPQEHREVIWNGNKDFFGVVGLFNYLDQIKYKMHVRVFIARFRSAFTCPTCKGSRLRTEANHVLVANSNISQLSEMTIEELLAFFTKLSLPEHQVEVAGEILKQIHARLEFLVRVGVHYLNLGRETKTLSGGEFQRLILANQLGMGLSQALYVLDEPTVGLHPRDNDRLISILKDLKELGNTLVVVEHDHDVINSSENIIEMGPGSGYLGGEVVYSGPTKDFYNYEKSNTASYLKENMKKPLLREIKPVDITKYKVKIELKGAKGHNLKNLDVIFPLNRLVSVTGVSGSGKSTLVSKTLYPAVARALDIDYIPAQEYAALEGIENIKNVLLIDQSPIGKSARSSPVTYLKAFDAIRTVMSQTPEAQARGYTPGTFSLNVDGGRCPVCKGVGHEEIDMMFMDNVIIPCDACDGKKYREEILEVLYKNKNIHDILAMTVSEAMDFFVAHPNIRKPLSLLKEVGLDYLQLGQPANSLSGGESQRLKIAKELSQVTQKATLYILDEPTTGLHFREIELLMRVLSKLIDAGGSVIVVEHNLDVIRGSDYVIDLGPEAGKKGGNLVASGSPEEIMNNKKSLTGKYLKRYLGKS, from the coding sequence ATGAAAGAGATTCACCTTTGGGGGGTGAAGCAAAACAATCTAAAGAATATCGAAGTAAAGATCCCAGTGGGATCTTTAACGGTAATCTGTGGACCTAGCGGCTCTGGCAAATCCTCCCTTGCCTTTGAGACATTGTTTGCCGAGGGACAGCGGCGCTTTATTGAAAGCATGTCAAACTATGCGCGACAGTTTTTAAACAAGGCGCCGAAGCCCGATATTGAAGGCATCTCAAATATTCCTCCAGCAATCTCTATCGAACAAAAGAACTCTGTAAAGAGCTCCCGCTCAACCGTCGGCACAACGACAGAGGTGATTGATTACCTTCGTCTTCTCTACGAAAAAATTGGCAAGTCCTATTGCCCCATTCATCAATGCCCTACAGAGAAAGAATCGGTTACCGAGGCCACTCAAAAGACCTTGAATAACTTTGCGGGAAAACGCGGATATATATTAGTTGAAATTACCTCTGAAGGAAGAGTTGCTGAAGGAAAAAAACTTCACTCTCTGCTTCTGCAAGATGGTTATCTAAGAATTTATCGTCCAGCCATTGAACCTTCAAAAGGCTCTGAAAAAGTCACAAAATCTAAAGCGAAGACGAAAAAGAAAACTTCCAAGAAGACCTCCACACCCATAGTTCAGGAATACATTGCCCAGCCGACAAGTTCTCCTATCACAAAACAAACCATGGGAACGGTTGAAGAAATCAGTGATGCGGCTGCGATCAAAAAAGGACTGCCGAAAGACACCTTCTATTTAGTCATCGATCGCATGAGCTTTAACGCAGATGAAGAGGGGCGCATTGCTGACTCTTTAACTCAAGCTTATGAAGCTAGTATTAAATACAACGTTAATCTCACGACCCGAAAAGCAACTATTCTAACAACTGAGGGTGATCAACTCCAAGTTAGTGAAGAAAACTCTTGCCCGATCTGTGCCTACACTCCACCACCTACGACTTCGAGACTCTTTAGTTTCAATTCACCTATTGGGGCGTGCCCAACCTGCAAAGGCTTTGGAAATATCCTCGATATATCAGAGGAAAAAGTAATTCCTAATCCAAACATGTCGATTGCTCAAGGTGCCTTAAGCCCTTTCTGGATGCCGAGCGCGGCTCAGGACAAAAAAGAGCTCTTGGCCTTCTGTAAAAAACAGAAGATCGATATTCACTCTCCTTGGGCAGACCTTCCTCAAGAACATCGAGAAGTTATTTGGAATGGAAATAAGGATTTTTTTGGTGTTGTCGGACTGTTTAACTACCTTGATCAGATCAAATACAAAATGCATGTGCGTGTCTTTATCGCACGATTCCGCAGCGCCTTCACTTGCCCAACTTGCAAAGGGAGCCGCCTGCGCACAGAAGCCAATCATGTTTTAGTAGCGAATTCTAATATCAGTCAGCTCTCGGAGATGACGATTGAAGAACTTTTAGCATTCTTCACAAAGCTCTCTCTCCCTGAGCATCAAGTCGAAGTCGCCGGAGAAATTCTTAAACAGATTCATGCTCGCTTAGAGTTCTTAGTGCGCGTCGGTGTTCACTACTTGAATCTTGGGCGTGAAACAAAAACACTTTCTGGTGGAGAATTTCAACGTTTAATTCTCGCCAATCAACTGGGCATGGGGCTTTCTCAAGCTCTTTATGTATTAGATGAGCCCACTGTGGGTCTTCACCCCCGAGATAATGATCGACTTATTTCAATTCTCAAAGACCTTAAAGAGTTAGGTAACACCCTTGTCGTTGTTGAACACGATCACGATGTTATTAACTCCAGCGAGAATATTATCGAAATGGGCCCTGGATCTGGATACCTCGGCGGAGAAGTTGTTTACTCTGGACCAACTAAAGATTTCTACAACTATGAAAAGTCGAACACAGCTTCCTATCTCAAAGAGAATATGAAGAAACCACTGCTTCGTGAAATTAAGCCGGTCGACATCACCAAGTATAAAGTAAAAATCGAACTCAAGGGCGCTAAAGGACATAATCTAAAAAATCTAGATGTCATCTTCCCTTTAAATCGCCTCGTTTCTGTTACTGGCGTGAGTGGATCAGGAAAATCAACACTTGTTTCCAAAACCCTTTACCCAGCTGTCGCACGAGCTCTGGATATTGATTATATTCCCGCTCAGGAATATGCAGCCCTTGAGGGAATTGAAAATATTAAAAACGTTCTTCTCATTGATCAATCCCCTATTGGGAAGTCAGCAAGAAGTTCTCCAGTTACATATTTAAAAGCATTCGATGCGATTCGCACGGTGATGTCACAAACTCCTGAGGCTCAAGCCAGAGGATATACACCTGGAACGTTCAGTTTAAACGTCGACGGCGGAAGATGCCCCGTTTGTAAAGGCGTTGGCCATGAAGAGATCGACATGATGTTTATGGATAACGTCATCATTCCTTGCGACGCCTGCGACGGGAAGAAATACCGCGAAGAAATTCTTGAAGTTCTTTATAAGAATAAGAATATTCACGATATCCTTGCCATGACGGTCTCTGAAGCTATGGACTTCTTTGTGGCTCACCCTAATATCCGCAAACCTCTAAGTCTTCTGAAAGAAGTAGGGTTGGATTACCTACAATTAGGACAACCCGCAAACTCACTGAGCGGCGGAGAGTCTCAGCGCCTTAAAATCGCCAAAGAGCTCTCTCAAGTTACGCAAAAAGCAACGCTCTATATTCTCGATGAACCTACAACAGGACTGCATTTCCGCGAAATCGAGCTTCTCATGCGCGTTTTGAGCAAACTGATTGATGCAGGTGGCAGCGTTATCGTGGTGGAGCATAATTTAGACGTCATCAGAGGATCTGATTATGTGATTGACCTCGGCCCTGAAGCAGGTAAAAAAGGCGGAAACCTTGTGGCATCAGGTTCGCCTGAAGAGATTATGAACAATAAAAAAAGCCTGACCGGAAAATACCTCAAAAGGTACCTCGGAAAAAGTTAG
- a CDS encoding ABC transporter, nucleotide binding/ATPase protein (COG1132 ABC-type multidrug transport system, ATPase and permease components), with protein sequence MLVNIKKLAAELKPFKKTIIIVAITGIAYALASARIALLTKTLFDALSASDHEKILRLVPVGIGLALVTAVGRYYHIYLMNYVAECVVQNIRQKLQQKFMRLNLNFHNNYHAGSGGLISRILNDIKTIQDGLRVVADIFLHPLLFLFLLGNLLYIDWKLTLATLLMVPIVGSILKSVARSMRKYIPRERDAMEYMTSTIKESLDGVRIIQSFNLEQDMAKRLIDDSDKYLEIRKTVYKRQEAAGPATEFIATCIVLGVLVYTSYEVAAGRATPGTFIGFITSLLMINQPIKKFQEAYVRIQEVSISVQRVFSIIEDPSEVPENPAKLPFPQDWNKIVYKDVSFSYGDTPILKGINLEIKRGEVVALVGASGSGKSTIVNLLERFYDPTQGDIRIDDTSILDMSLKELRKNVALVTQDVFLFSDSIKKNIWAGDYDRDPKDVESMAKLANAHDFIMRTPEGYDTRVGDRGNLLSGGEKQRISIARAMFKNSPILILDEATSALDTASEIEVQKGIDHLMEGRTAIIIAHRLSTIQKADKIVVLRNGQIVEVGTHSELLARGGDYFNFHALQVT encoded by the coding sequence ATGTTAGTAAATATTAAAAAACTTGCAGCCGAACTAAAGCCTTTTAAGAAAACAATCATTATTGTCGCGATCACGGGAATAGCTTATGCCTTGGCCTCTGCGCGAATTGCTCTTTTAACCAAGACACTTTTTGATGCCCTATCTGCATCGGATCATGAAAAAATTCTTCGTTTAGTTCCAGTCGGGATTGGTTTGGCCTTAGTGACAGCCGTCGGCCGCTACTATCATATTTATCTAATGAACTATGTCGCCGAATGCGTTGTGCAAAATATTCGCCAAAAACTGCAACAGAAATTCATGCGACTTAATTTGAATTTCCACAATAACTATCATGCAGGATCTGGCGGACTTATCAGCCGCATCTTGAATGATATCAAAACTATTCAAGATGGATTGCGCGTAGTTGCAGATATTTTCCTTCATCCCTTACTCTTTCTCTTTCTCTTAGGAAATCTTCTGTACATTGATTGGAAACTCACCCTAGCAACTCTTTTAATGGTTCCTATTGTTGGCAGCATTTTGAAATCCGTTGCTCGCTCTATGCGTAAGTATATTCCGCGTGAGCGCGATGCTATGGAGTATATGACTTCAACCATCAAAGAGAGCTTAGATGGTGTACGTATCATTCAGTCCTTCAATCTTGAACAAGATATGGCAAAACGCCTAATAGATGATTCTGATAAATACTTGGAGATTCGGAAAACTGTGTATAAGCGCCAAGAAGCTGCAGGGCCAGCGACCGAGTTCATTGCAACTTGCATAGTTCTAGGAGTTCTTGTTTATACTTCTTATGAAGTAGCAGCTGGAAGGGCCACTCCAGGAACTTTTATTGGTTTCATCACTTCTCTGTTGATGATCAACCAGCCCATTAAAAAGTTTCAAGAAGCCTATGTCAGGATTCAGGAAGTTTCTATTTCAGTTCAGCGCGTGTTTTCTATTATCGAAGACCCCTCTGAAGTTCCAGAGAACCCAGCAAAACTTCCATTCCCACAAGATTGGAATAAAATAGTCTATAAAGACGTGAGTTTTTCCTATGGTGATACCCCAATTCTTAAAGGCATCAACCTCGAAATTAAACGCGGCGAAGTTGTTGCACTGGTCGGCGCAAGCGGTAGCGGAAAATCTACGATCGTGAATCTTTTAGAGCGTTTCTACGACCCTACCCAGGGCGATATTCGCATTGATGATACGAGTATCCTAGATATGAGCCTTAAAGAACTACGCAAGAATGTGGCGTTAGTTACCCAAGACGTTTTCTTATTCAGTGATTCAATCAAAAAGAATATTTGGGCTGGCGACTATGACCGCGATCCAAAAGATGTGGAGTCTATGGCAAAGCTTGCAAATGCTCATGATTTTATCATGCGCACTCCAGAGGGTTATGACACAAGGGTTGGAGATCGTGGGAATCTTCTATCTGGCGGCGAAAAACAACGCATCAGTATTGCGCGCGCCATGTTTAAGAACTCTCCTATTTTAATTCTGGATGAAGCTACTAGTGCCTTAGACACAGCCAGTGAAATTGAAGTGCAAAAAGGTATCGATCATCTCATGGAAGGACGCACGGCCATCATCATCGCTCACCGCCTAAGCACTATCCAAAAGGCTGATAAGATTGTGGTGTTAAGAAATGGACAGATTGTAGAAGTCGGCACTCACAGTGAGCTTCTAGCGCGTGGAGGTGATTATTTTAACTTTCACGCTCTTCAAGTGACTTAA
- a CDS encoding nitrogen fixation specific regulatory protein NifA (COG1222 ATP-dependent 26S proteasome regulatory subunit) translates to MINWDEFEHIHVINKLKQILNTWWNIDLVFTDERGTLRGFDSDKMTLHNPAINALIKKEAAQASIAELVSKSLDDLRTSENRFSIRKWDMVGFDVGVFPIMIDNDCVGTVLALGFFREANFTARMSEIRERLAAFGMSGEIIEKCLSKLKFLDDHERNHFTELCELVAQEVVTLHLEISSREDRIKELNKELGNRFKYDNMIGKSKPMQSLYALLDKIKGADSTVLVQGENGTGKELIAKSIHYNSHRKDKPFIIQNCSAFNDNLLESELFGHVKGSFTGAVKDKKGLFEMADKGTFFLDEIGDTSPQMQVKLLRVLQEGTFMPVGATESRKVDVRIVAATNKNLKEMVEQGTFREDLYYRLNVINIRVPALRERKEDIPFLVDFFLNKIQDQQGGPKRQITKRALEKLYDYAWPGNVRELQNEIERLCVLSGDESKLMAELLSPKVLEAGEKSKVQGSRLQGKLKDALEDLEREMIREGLRRTGWNKSKLAKELGISRAGLIMKVEKYGLDKRKLAR, encoded by the coding sequence ATGATCAATTGGGATGAGTTTGAACATATTCATGTCATTAACAAGCTCAAACAAATTCTAAATACGTGGTGGAACATCGACCTTGTCTTTACAGACGAAAGAGGCACACTGCGTGGCTTTGATTCTGACAAGATGACTCTTCACAATCCTGCAATCAACGCCCTTATCAAAAAGGAAGCGGCACAAGCTAGCATTGCAGAGCTTGTTTCTAAGTCTTTAGATGATTTACGCACTTCAGAAAATCGCTTCAGCATTCGCAAGTGGGACATGGTGGGTTTTGATGTAGGTGTCTTCCCTATCATGATCGATAATGACTGCGTAGGAACTGTTTTAGCTCTTGGATTTTTCCGCGAGGCTAACTTCACTGCCCGCATGAGCGAGATTCGCGAAAGACTAGCCGCCTTTGGAATGTCTGGCGAGATTATTGAAAAATGCCTCAGCAAATTAAAGTTTCTTGATGATCACGAACGCAATCATTTTACAGAGCTTTGTGAACTTGTTGCACAAGAGGTTGTAACTCTTCATCTTGAAATTTCTTCTAGAGAAGATCGTATCAAAGAATTGAATAAGGAATTAGGCAATCGCTTTAAATACGACAACATGATTGGTAAGTCTAAGCCAATGCAGTCTCTCTATGCGCTCCTAGACAAAATCAAAGGAGCTGATTCCACGGTGCTTGTACAGGGTGAGAACGGAACTGGTAAAGAACTTATCGCCAAGTCGATTCACTACAATTCGCATCGCAAAGATAAACCATTCATTATCCAAAACTGTTCTGCATTTAATGACAACTTGCTTGAGTCGGAACTCTTTGGTCACGTTAAAGGTTCTTTCACTGGCGCTGTTAAAGACAAAAAAGGTCTTTTCGAAATGGCCGACAAAGGAACGTTCTTCCTGGATGAGATCGGTGATACTTCTCCACAGATGCAAGTAAAGCTTCTCCGCGTGCTGCAAGAAGGAACTTTCATGCCAGTGGGCGCGACAGAATCACGTAAAGTTGACGTGAGAATCGTAGCGGCAACAAATAAAAACCTAAAGGAAATGGTCGAACAAGGAACATTCCGTGAGGACTTGTACTACCGCCTTAACGTAATCAACATCCGCGTTCCAGCTCTGCGCGAAAGAAAAGAAGATATTCCATTCTTAGTGGATTTCTTCCTTAACAAAATTCAAGATCAACAAGGTGGACCTAAGCGCCAGATCACAAAGCGCGCTTTAGAAAAGCTTTATGATTATGCATGGCCAGGTAACGTGCGCGAATTGCAAAATGAAATTGAAAGACTTTGTGTTCTTTCTGGTGACGAATCAAAACTGATGGCTGAGTTATTATCACCAAAGGTTTTAGAAGCCGGAGAAAAAAGCAAAGTGCAGGGCTCCCGTCTTCAAGGAAAACTCAAGGATGCACTTGAGGACCTCGAAAGAGAGATGATCCGTGAAGGTTTACGCCGCACAGGATGGAATAAGTCAAAGCTTGCTAAAGAGCTCGGTATTAGCCGCGCAGGCTTGATTATGAAGGTAGAAAAATACGGCCTAGATAAGCGAAAGCTTGCTCGCTAA